In Mycobacteriales bacterium, the following are encoded in one genomic region:
- a CDS encoding cysteine desulfurase family protein, whose product MVYLDHAATTPMRPAAVAATSAQFGHVGNASSLHAGGRAARRVVEEAREAIAATYHAQPIDVVFTSGGTEGDNLAVKGLYWARHAEDPRRRRVLVGATEHHAVLDTALWLAEHEDAEIEWLPVDADGLLSPSTLEAALAEQAGTVALVTVMWANNEVGTVAPIAGLAAVARAHGVPFHTDAVQAAGVLPVDFAATGVDALTLTGHKLGGPVGSGALLLRRDATVVPVLHGGGQERDVRSGTLDAAGVAGLAAAVIDAAVGREAAAARMAELRDRLVDGIRRAVPDVVVSAEHAPRLPGIAHLAFPGCEGDSLLMLLDAAGVECSTGSACSAGVSRPSHVLAAMGMSEELARGSLRMSLGHTSTGPDVTAAVETIGPAVDRARRARLAGTAR is encoded by the coding sequence ATGGTCTACCTCGATCACGCCGCGACCACACCGATGCGCCCGGCCGCCGTAGCGGCGACGAGTGCGCAGTTCGGTCATGTCGGCAACGCCTCGTCCCTGCACGCGGGCGGCCGGGCGGCCCGGCGGGTGGTCGAGGAGGCGCGGGAGGCGATCGCCGCGACCTATCACGCGCAACCGATCGACGTGGTCTTCACCTCCGGCGGTACCGAGGGCGACAACCTGGCGGTCAAGGGCCTGTACTGGGCCCGACACGCGGAGGACCCCCGCCGCCGGCGGGTGCTGGTCGGGGCCACCGAGCACCACGCCGTCCTCGACACCGCGCTGTGGCTGGCCGAGCACGAGGACGCCGAGATCGAGTGGCTGCCGGTCGACGCCGACGGGCTGTTGTCGCCGTCGACGCTCGAGGCGGCGCTCGCCGAGCAGGCCGGGACCGTCGCCCTGGTCACGGTGATGTGGGCCAACAACGAAGTCGGCACCGTCGCGCCGATCGCCGGTCTCGCCGCGGTCGCCCGCGCGCACGGCGTGCCGTTCCACACCGACGCCGTCCAGGCGGCCGGTGTCCTGCCGGTCGACTTCGCGGCAACCGGTGTCGACGCACTCACCCTGACCGGGCACAAGCTCGGCGGGCCGGTCGGGTCCGGAGCGCTGCTCTTGCGCCGCGACGCCACCGTCGTCCCGGTGCTGCACGGCGGGGGACAGGAGCGCGACGTGCGGTCGGGCACCCTCGACGCCGCCGGCGTGGCGGGTCTGGCGGCCGCGGTGATCGACGCGGCCGTCGGGCGGGAGGCGGCCGCAGCGCGGATGGCCGAACTGCGCGACCGGCTGGTCGACGGCATACGCCGCGCCGTCCCCGACGTCGTGGTCAGCGCCGAGCACGCGCCCCGGCTGCCCGGCATCGCGCACCTGGCGTTCCCCGGTTGTGAGGGTGACTCCCTGCTGATGCTCCTCGACGCGGCGGGTGTCGAGTGCTCCACGGGTTCGGCCTGCTCGGCCGGCGTCTCCCGGCCGAGCCACGTGCTGGCCGCGATGGGCATGAGTGAGGAACTCGCCCGCGGGTCGTTGCGGATGTCGCTCGGCCACACGTCGACCGGGCCCGATGTGACGGCGGCGGTCGAGACGATCGGGCCGGCCGTCGACCGGGCCCGGCGGGCCCGGCTCGCGGGGACCGCCCGATGA